The segment GCTCGGAGGAGCAGAAGCTGCGCTGGCTCCCGGAGTTGGCCGCCGGACAGGCCGTCGGCTGCTTCGGCCTGACCGAGCCGGAGGCCGGCTCCGACCCGGCGTCGATGCGCACCCGGGCCCGCCGGGACGGCACCGACTGGGTGCTCGACGGCGCCAAGGCGTGGATCACCAACGGCTCGGTCTCCGACGTCGCGGTGGTCTGGGCGGCCACCGAGGAGGGCGTCCGCGGCTTCCTCGTCCCGCGCGGGACACCCGGCTTCACCGCCCGCGACATCCCCGGCAAGCTCTCGCTGCGCGCCTCGGTCACCAGCGAACTCGCCTTCGACGGCGTCCGGTTGCCCGCCGGGGCGATGCTGCCGCTGGCCCGCGGCCTGCGCGCCCCGCTCTCCTCGCTCGGCGAGGCCCGCTACGGCATCCTGTGGGGCACCGTCGGCGCGGCCCGCGACTGCTACCGCACCGCCGTCCAGTACGCCCGCGACCGCGTCCAGTTCGGCCGGCCGATCGGCGGATTCCAGCTGACCCAGGCCAAACTCGTCGAGATGGCACTGGAGTTGGAGAAGGCGTACCTGGTCGCGGTGCGGATCGGCCGGCTCAAGGACGAGGGCCGCGCCCAGAGCGCGCACATCTCCTTCGGCAAGCTCAACAACGTCCGCACCGCGCTGGAGATCGCCCGCTCGGCCCGCACGATCCTCGGCGCCAACGGCATCACCACCGCCTACCCGGTGCTCCGGCACGCCAACAACCTGGAGTCGGTGCTCACTTACGAGGGCACCGCGGAGATCCACACCCTGGTCCTCGGCGAGGCGATCACCGGCGAGTCCGCCTACCGCTGAGCCCGCCGGGGGACCGTGCTCCCCCCTGCCGGCTCCACCCGCGGGGCGGCCCGGGGTCCGCCGGAAGTCGGGGATCCGGGGCGCCGGGTCAGACTTCCGGCGGACCCCGTTCGGTACCTGGTGCGCATGGATCCTCCCGGCGGGGCCGACCACCATGGAAAGGGACGGGGAACGGCACGGAAGGGGCGCGGGGCGATGAACGGCGGACGGGTGGCGACGGTGGTGCTGGGCGCGGTGGCCGCGGTGCTGCTCGCGGTGATGGTGGCACCGGCCGCCGTCCAGCGCGTGCAGGACCGGATGGACCACACCGCCCGCTACGCCAGCGGCGCCGCCGCCAAGGCCGACCGGACCGAGGTGCCGCGCTGGCTGCCCGACACGGCCACCGGCGTCGCCTTCCTCGGCTCCGACCGGCAGAACGACCGGCTGATCCGCGCCACCCTGCCCGAGCGCGCGCTGCCCGCCGACTGCACCGCCGGCCGCCCGCTCGGCGACGTCCACCTGCGGGCGCCCTGGTTCCCGCGCGACACCCCGCAGCGGGCCACCGCGCACTGCGGCCTGTACGACGTCGCGCTGGTCGGCGACCAGCTGTACGGCTGGCAGGACGCCGCCGTGGTCGCGGCCAGCCGGACCACCGGGCCGACCGGGCACTGAGCGGGTAGCGGCCGGGCCGACTGGCCACTGAGGCGGGCTCCGGCTTTCGCACGGACGGGCGGATGGGATAGGACGGGTGCGTACCCGCCACCCCAGAGGAGCCCCATCTTGCCAGGCCCGACCGTCGGACCCGACGGCGACCAGACCGTCCCCCTGCGGCCGAAGGGGGACGGCGCGGCGACCCCGCAGGGCGCCCCCTTCGCCACCGCCACCGTCATCACCCTGGGCAGCCTCGTCGCGCTCGGACCGTTCACCACCGACCTGTACCTGCCCGCCCTGCCGGACCTGACCGCCGACCTGCACTCCACCGCGCCCGCCGCCCAGCTCACCCTGACCAGCTCGCTGCTCGGCATGGTGGTCGGCCAACTGCTGTTCGGCCCGCTCAGCGACCGGCTCGGCCGCCGCCGCCCGATGCTGGCCGGCCTGGTCGCGTACACCGCCGCCAGCCTGCTGTGCGCGCTCGCCGACTCGATGCCGGTACTGGTCGCGGGCCGGATGCTGCAGGGCGCGGCGGGCTCCGTCGCGCTGGTGATCGCCCGGGCGGTGGTCCGCGACCGGCTGGAGGGCACCGCGATGATCCGGTTCCTGGCCACCATGGGCCTGATATCCGGGCTCGCCCCGATCGTCGCCCCGGTGGCCGGCGCCCAACTGCTGCACGTCACCGACTGGCGCGGCACCTTCGTCGCGCTGGCCCTGCTCGGCGCCGTGCTGACCGCCGCCTGCGCGCTCGGCGTCGGCGAGACGCTGCCGCCCGAGCGGCGGCACGGCGGCGGCCTGGGCACCACCGTCCGGGCGATCGGCGGGCTGCTGCGCGACCGGGTGTTCCTCGGCTACCTGCTGACCAGCACCTTCGCGTTCGGCGCGCTGTTCGCGTACGTCGGCGGCTCCTCGGTGGTGTTGCAGGACGTGTACCGGATCAGCCCGCAGACCTACAGCCTGGTGTTCGCGGTCAACTCGATCGCGCTGCTGGCCGGCACCCAGCTCAACGGCCGCGTCCTGGTGCAGCGCTACTCCGAGCGGACGCTGCTGGTCTCCGGCCTGACCGCCGCCGCGCTGGCCGGCGCCACCGTGGTGCTCTGCACCACCGTGTGGGACACCGGCCTGGCCGGGGTGTGGCCCGCGCTGACCCTGCTGATGGGTGCGATGGGCGTGATCCTGCCGAACGCCAACGGCCAGGCGCTCACCATGGCCCCGCACGCGGCCGGCTCCGCGTCCGCGCTGCTCGGCACCGGCACCTACCTGTGCGGCGCGGTGGTCGCCCCGCTCAGCAGCCTGGGCGGGCACCCGTCCGTGACCGCGCTCGGCACGGTCGTGCTGGGCTGCGCCCTGCTGGCGCTGGCCGCGTTCCTGCCGCTGTGCCGGAGCAAGTGACCGTCCGGCGCCGATCCGCCCGCCGCTGACCCGCTGCCGGCCCGTCCGCCGGCCCGTCCGCCGCCGGACGCTCCGGTCGGCGGCGGACGGGCCGGAGCGGATCAGCTGTGCGAGCCCTGGCGGCGGCGCACGGCCACCAGGATCCCGGCGCCGAGCGCCAGGGCCGCGGCACCGCCGACGGCGATCCCCGTGGTGTTGCCCGCGCCGGTCTCGGCGAGCTCGGGGCCCTGGTGGGCGGCCTGCGTGGTCGGCGCTGCGGTCGGCGTGGCGGTGTGCGTGCTGCCGGTCGGCGTGCTGGTGGGCGCGGCGGCGGGCGAGGACGCGGGCGCCGAGGGAGAGGGCGAGGGCTCGGCCGACGGGGAGGCCGAGGTGGCGCTGTCCACCACGGCGAAGTCGTGGGTCGCGTACCCGACGAACTGCGTGCAGACCCCGGTGCCGTTCTGGTCGGCGGCGGGCTGGTCGGAGGGGGCGGTCCAGGACAGGAACGTGTCGCTGTCGTCCTCCAGGACCGCCGACCCGCCGCTCTCGGTGGCCTGGTAGTCGCCGACCAGCGCCTTGGCGGTGGCCGCGATGCGCAGGTCGAGCGTCAGCGAGCCGCCCTTCGGGATCTGGTACTCACCGGAGTTGACGATGGAGGAGAGGTCGCCGGTGCCGAAGTCGACCTTCTTCCAGCTGCCGCCGGGCGCCTTGACCTCGACGGCGAAGGAGCCGGCCGGCAGCTCGGCGTGCAGGTAGGCGACGTAGAGCGAGGTCCGGAAGTCCTTGACGTCGTGGTTCACGGAGTTCCGGAAGGTGACGGTCGACTCCACGGCCGGGCCGCCCTTGACCAGCTCGGTCGGGAACCCCGGCCAGGTGGTGGTGAGTTCGGGGTGGTTCTGGACGCCGCCGAAGCACGACGTCTTCACCGGCACGGCCGCCGAGGCGGTGGCGGTGCCGAGACCGAGCGCGGCGGTGGCGACGGCCGCCGAGGCGGCCAGCAGACGGATGGGGCGCATGGGAAGATCCCCCCAAGAAGCGTGATGGAACGGGTGTTTCACCCGTTGAGGTCACTGTGCGAACTGTGTTGCGCGCGTGAACGATACACACGCGTGTGACCGCACGGGACGGGGGGTCGCCTGCTCCGGGCCGACCGGGCGGCGCTCAGTGCGCGCTGCCCCGGGCCAGCAGCCGGTCCCGGGCGGTGGCGGCGAAGGACGGGCCGGCCGCGGTGGCGGTGGCGTCCGCCGCGGTGCCGCCCGGGTTCTGGGTGCCGGAGACGGTCAGGTAGACGTACCGGCCGATCGCGGCGTGGGTGCCCGCGCAGCCGGAGCCGGTGCAGAACGAGGTGTGCCCGCTGGGCACCAGGCCCTGCACCTGGCCCTGGAAGCCGGCCACCACCGCGTCCGCCTGCGCCTTGCTGTCGAGCACCGCGACGCCGATGGTGACGGCGCTGTTGCCCGAGGTGTAGGTGACCCGGAGCAGCGACCGGCAGCCCTGCGCGGCCAGCACGTTGCCGAGGCCGCCGGTGGTGGCCTGCCAGCAGGTCGCGGTCTGGGCGTCGGCGAGCCGGGTCCAGGTCTTGCCGCCGACCTGCACCGTCGCGGCGGGCAGCAGCCCGGCGGGGGTGAGCGGCGCGGTGTCGGTGGCCGCCGCGGAGATCACCGTCAGCGGGTCGGGCGGCCCGGACGGGGTGGGGGCGGCCGAGGCGGACGGGCTCTTCGCCGGGCTGCCGCTCGCGCTCCGCGACGGCGTGGCGGACCTGCTCGCCGACGCGGACGCCGACGCGGAGCCGGACGCCGGGCCGGACGCGGACGGCGAGAGCGAAGCGCCCGGATCGCTCGGCGAGACGGTCGGGGACGGGTCGCCGCCGCTGTCGCCGCCGACCTCCGGCTGCCCCGGCGAGGGGGAGTCGGCCCTGACCAGCACGGTCGGGTCGGCCTTCGGCGTGCCGGGCCCGGAGGCGAGGGCCGCGACGGTGGTGATCCCGCCGACCGCGACGACGGCCGCCGTGACGATGCCGGCCGTCCGCAGCCGCTTGCGGCGCGACTGCTCGCGCTGGTGCTGGTCGGCGAGGGCCGCCCAGTCCGGTTCGTCGAACTGCACCGCGCCCGGCACGGCGCCCTGCGGGGGCGGCGGTTGCCCGTTCTGGTTCGTTCCCCACCCGTTGGTCATGGTCGCTGATCCTAGAACACCTGGAACACCCGTCCGAACGCACCGGGCCCGGACGGTGGCGGGGTGCCACCGTCCGGGCCGGGCCGTGCGGTTGAGCGGGCGTCAGGCCGCGCTCAGGCGGTGCTCAGGCCGCGCTCGGGCGGTGCTCAGGCGTTGCCCGGGCGTTGCCCGGGCGTTGCCCGGGCGGTGTCAGGCGATCGAGAAGTCGTCGCCGAAGACCGCGCCCTGGCCGTACCAGCCGTGCAGGTAGACCGTGACGGTGCCGTTCGCGCCGGTGGTGAACGGGATGGTCAGCTTGGTCCAGGAGGAGCCGTTCGCCCAGGAGGAGGCGGTGGCGCCGCCGCTGACGCCGACGTACGAGTACGGGCCCTGGACCCAGGCGGTCAGGGTGTACGCGTGGTTCGGGGCCAGGGTGACGGTCTGCTCGCACTGGCCGGTGGTGCCGGCGGTCGGGGTGGCCTGGAGGGCCTTGGAGCCGCCGTGGACCGGGGAGGAGACGACCGCGCCGCCGCTCTGGCAGGTCCAGGGGGCGAGGCTGCCGGTCTCCAGGTCACCGTTGGCCAGGCCGGTGGGCGGGGTGGTGCCGGTGACGGTCAGCGCGTAGGTGGCGGTGTGGGTCTTGCCCGCGCCGGTGCCGGTGACGGTCAGGGTGTAGGTGCCCGGGGCCGCCGCCGAGGTGGTGGCGGCGTTCAGGGTGGCGGAGCCGCCCGCGGTGACGGTGGAGGAGCTCAGCGAGGCGGTGACGCCCGCCGGGGCGCCGGAGACGGTCAGGTTGACGGTCGCGGCGGTGCCGGAGGTGACCGCGGTGTTCACGGTGCTGGTGGCGGACGCGCCGGCCTGGACGGAGCCGGCGGCGGGCGACAGGGCGACCGAGAAGTCCGAGGCGGTGGTGCCGCCGGTGACGGTCAGGGTGTAGGTCGCCGCGTGGGTGCCGCTCGCGCCGGTGCCGGTCACGGTCAGCGGGTAGCTGCCGTTCGCGACGCCCGAGGTGGTCGACAGGTTCAGGGTGGCGGAGCCGCCCGCGGTGACGGTGGAGGAGCTCAGCGAGGCGGTGACGCCCGCCGGGGCGCCGGTCACCGACAGGTTGACGCTCTGGGCCGAGCCGGAGGTGACCGCGGTGTTGACCGTGGCCGAGGTGGACGCGCCGGCCGCGACCGAGCCGGAGGCCGGGCTCAGCGACACCGAGAAGTCGTTCGCCGGCACGGTGGAGCTGGTGAACTGGGAGAAGATGTGGCTGAAGTCCCACTTGCCCTGGGCGATGCCCGAGCAGTCGTCCCGGCCGCCGGTGCCCGCGCAGCCGCCGTTGTCACGCTGCAGCGCCCAGAAGGACAGCGTGTTGATGCCCTTGGCGACGGCCCAGTTGTAGACCGTGGTGGCGTTGGCGACGGTGAAGGTCTCGGCGGCGCCGAAGTCGTCGATGCCGACCATCTCGGTGATGCCGATCGAGCCCCACAGCTGGGCCGGGGTCTTGGTCGGGTACAGCTTCGCCAGCTGGTTGTACAGGCCCTGGGCGGAGGTCTGGGTGTCCGCGGCCATGTCGTGCGCGGCGTTGTCGTAGTAGTCGAACGTCATCATGTTGACGACGTCGATCCGCGCGTTGTTGGTGACCGCGTTCTTCAGCACCGCCAGGCCGCTGGAGGCCAGGCCGCTGGTGGTGGTCGGCAGGGTGTAGCTGAACTGGATGGTGCGGCCGTTGGCCGCCGCCCAGTCCTCGACGATCTTGATCGCCTTGTTGCGGCGGTCGATGCCGGCCGTGTTGGTCAGCGAGTTGTCCTCGATGTCCAGGTCGATCCGGGTGACGTCGTAGGTGGTGATGACGCTCTCGAACGCGGCGGCGATCTGGTTGACGTCCGTGCAGGAGTCGGCGATCTCGGTGCCCGTGTTGTCGGCGGTGTAGCCGCCGAAGGACGGGATCACGTCGCCGCCGTTGGCGCGGATGGTCGCGATGTCGGCGCCGAAGATCGAGTTGGACACCGGCATCGCGGTGTCGCCGTTCCACAGCGGGGTGCAGGAGCCCTTGGTGGCGGCCTGCAGGAACGCCATGGTGAGGTGCTTGGCGCCGGACTGCGCGGCCAGGGCGGCCGGGCTCTCGCCGGTCCAGGCCTCGAAGTACGGGGCGAAGACGTGCTGCGGCAGCGGGGTGGCGGCCTGCGCGGGGGCGGAGATCAGCCCCAGCGAGGCGGCCGCCATCGCGCCGGCGGCGAGCAGCGCTTGGAGTGGTCGGTGAAGGCGCATCGAGTCTCCATCAGGCATGGGAGGATGGCCCGCGTGCCGGTGTTCGGGCACGGGGCGGGGTTCGGCCTGGTACAGGGAGTGCCGGGGTGGTGCGGGGCAATACATCGCCCCGGCCGGTGGTCACACCCCCACGATGCGTTCCGGTCGGGAAGTACAGCGGGACTCATGGTTGGTCTGGACCACTGCGTCTGTCAAGACTCTTTACAGTTCACTGCCAAGGGGTCGGCAGAGCTTTACCAACCCTTGGTGACAAGGCCCTTGACGTGCTGTCGGCCCCGCACCCGACTGCTCGGTGCGGGGCCGACGGACGGCACTCGGGGCGTACGGGTCAGCTCAGGCCGCTGCTCTTCAGCCAGTCCTTGGCGACCGCCGCCGGGTCCTCCTTGTCCACCGCGACGCGCTTCATCAGCGCGGTCAGCCCGGCGGTGTCCAGCTTCGCCGAGACCGCGTTCAGCGCCGCCGTCCCGGTGGCGTCCAGCCCGGCGGTGTTCACCAGCGGGGTGACGTTCTGCGAGCTGAACACGTTCTTCGGGTCGGCCAGCGAGACCAGCTTCAGCTGGACGATCTTCGGGTCGGTGGTGAACACGTTGCCGACCTGGATCCCGCCGTCCTTCAGCGCGTTCGCGGTGGTCTCACCGGTCGGCTTCCACTCCTTGAAGGTCAGCCCGTAGACGTCCTTGAACTGCTGCTCGCGGCGCGACTTGAACTCCGGCGGGCCGCCCACCACCAGGTCCTGGGCCTTGCCCGCCAGGTCGGCTATCGACTTCACGCCCAGCTTGTCGGCGGTCTCCTGGGTGACCGTCAGCGAGTCCTTGTCCTCGGCCGCCGACGAGTCCAGGATCGCCAGCCCGGCCGGCAGCTTCGCCTTCAGCTCGGTGTTCACCGCGTCCTTGCCGGTCGCGGTGGACTTCGCGTCCAGGTAGCCCAGCAGCGCGCCGTTGTACTCCGGCAGCACGGTCAGCGCGCCGGACTGCACCTGCCCGTACAGCACCTCCCGGCTGCCGATGTTGAACTTCTCCTCGACCTTCACGCCCTTCGCCTTCAGGGCCTGCGCGTAGATCGAGGCGAGCAGCACGTTCTCCGGGAAGTTCGCCGAACCGACCACCACGGTCTTCCCGGACGCGGCCGCCCCCGAGGAGCCGGACGCCGCCGGGGCGGAGGACTTCGCGGCCAGCGGGTCGCCGCCGCCGGAGGAGGAGCAGGCCGCCGCGCCCGTCAGCAGCAGGGCGGCGAGGGCGATTCTGACCGGACGGGTCGTCATGTGGATTCCTTTGCGAGTGCGGGGGAGCCCGCGGGATCGTCAAGTACTGCGGGTTCTGCGGTGGGTTCGGGTGCTGCGGGTGGTTCGGGGGTCGCGTCGCGGTTCCGGCGCCGGCCGGTTCCGGCGCCCGTGCCGGTGCGGCTGCCGGGCGGCGACGCGAGCCGGATGAGCAGGGCGAACAGCAGTTGGACCGCCACCGCCAGCAGCACCACCAGCAGGGCGCCGCCGACCGTGGTCGGGAAGTTCCGGGTGGCCAGCCCGTCGATCACGTACCGGCCCAGGCCGCCGAGGCCCACGTAGGCGGCGACCGTCGCGGTCGCGATCACCTGCACCGCCGCCGTCCGGACCCCCGCCAGCAGGGTCGGCGCGGCCGCTGGCACGCACACCCGCAGCAGCGTCTGCGGATGGGTCAGGCCGATGCCGCGGGCCGCGTCCCGGACGTCCGGGACGGTGCCGCGGACCCCCTCGGCAGCCGCCACCAGCATCGGCGGCGCGGCCAGCGCGGTCAGCGGCAGCAGCACCGCCGCGTCACCGACGCCCACCAGCAGCACCGCCAGCGTGACCAGGCCCAGCGTCGGCAGCGCCCGGGCCACCCCGGCCAGCGCCGTCACCACGAACAGGCCGCGCCCCGAGTAGCCGATCAGCAGCCCCAGCGGCAGCGCCACCAGTGCGGCCAGGCCGAGCGCCTCGGCGGAGAACGCCAGGTGCTCCAGCACCCGGTGGGCGATCGAGTCCGGGCCCGAGTGGTGCGCCGGATCGGCGAAGAAGTCGTGCAGCCAGCCCAGCCAGTTCACCGCGCCACCCCCCGGGCCCACGGCGCCAGCACCCGGCGGGCCGCCACCAACAGCAGGTCGGTGGCCAGCGCCAGCAGCGCCACCAGCGCGATCCCGGCCAGGATCGGGGTCGGGAAGGTCCGCTGGAAGCCGTCCACGAACAGGTAGCCCAGCCCGCCCCGGCCGACCAGCGCGCCGACCGCCGCCAGCGAGATCGACGACACCGCGGCGACCCGCAGCCCGCCGATCAGGTACGGCACCGACGCCGGCAACTCGACCGCCGCCAGCCGCCGCCACGGCCCGTACCCCATCGCGGCGGCCGCCTGCCGCACCGGCTCCGGCACCGCCCGCAGCCCGTCGACCGCGGTCGGCAGCAGCACCGCCAGCGCGTAGCAGGTCAGCGGCACCATCACGGTCTCCCGGGTGGCCAGCCCGGTGTACGGGATCAGCACCACGAACACCGCCAGCGAGGGCAGCGCGTACACCACGTTGAACACCGCCGCCAGCGGCTGGTACAGCCGCGGGAAGCGCGCGCAGGCCAGACCGAGCGGCACCGCCAGCAGCAGCCCGAGCAGCACCGGGACCAGTGCGATCACCGCGTGGTCCGCCGTCAGGTCGGCCAGGTAGCCGAGGTGGTCGCCGAGCCAGCGCCAGCGGACCAGCGGCTCACCGTCCAGCATGCGGCACCCGCTCGGGGGCGTCGGCCGGGGCCGTGGCTGTACCGGTGGCCGGGGTCGGGGCCGGGGTGGTGGCCAGGGCCTCGACGACGGCGGCGCGGCTCGCGGTGCCGACCGCCCGCCCGTCGGCGTCCACCGCGACGGCGTGGCCGGGCGCGGCGAGCAGGGCCGCGTCCAGCGCCGCGCGCAGTGAGTCCCGGGCCGGGGCGAAGGCCGGGGCCGGGTGCCGTTCGGTGCCGCGCGCCCAGTGCTCCGGCCGGCCGTCCTGGTCGAGCAGCAACTCCCACCCGTCGTACGAGGGTTGGAGCGGGGTCAGTGGAACGGCGGCGGCGCCGCGCAGGCCCAGGCCGCGCAGGCCGCGGTCGCGGCCCAGGAAGGCGGCCACGCCGGCGTCCGCCGGGGCGGTCAACAGGGTGTGCGGATCCGAGAGTTGGGCGATCTCGCCGTGCTCGCGGAGCACCACCACCCGGTCGCCGAGCCGGATCGCCTCCTCGATGTCGTGCGTCACGAACAGCACGGTCTTGCCCAACTCGGCCTGCAACCGGAGCAGTTCCTCCTGAAGGCCGGAACGGACCAGCGGGTCGACCGCGCTGAACGGCTCGTCCATCAGCAGGACCGGCGGGTCGGCCGCCAACGCCCGTGCCACGCCGACCCGTTGCTGCTGGCCGCCGGAGAGCTGCGCCGGGTAGCGGCGGGCCGTCTCCGGCGGCAGGCCGACCAGCTCCAGCAGTTCGGCGGCCCGGGCCCGGGCCCGCTTGCGGTCCCAGCCGAGCAGTCGGGGCACCGTCGCCACGTTGTCGATCACCCGGCGGTGCGGGAACAGGCCCGCCTGCTGGATCACGTACCCGATGCCGCGCCGCAGTCGGGCCGCGGGCAGGCCCGCGACGTCCGTGCCGTCCAGCAGGACCCGGCCGGCGGTCGGTACCACCATCCGGTTGACCATCCGCAGGATGGTGGTCTTTCCGCAGCCGGACGGCCCCACCAGCACGGTGGTCTTCCCGGCGGGCACCTCCAGGTCCAGGCCGCGGACGGCGACCGTGCCGTCGGGGTGGCGCTTGGCGGCGCCCTCGAATCTGATCACCGGGAGGTCCTCGGGGGGCCGGCCTGAGCCGGCCTGGATATCGAATGAATGGATGGGCGCATCGTCTGTCCGGCTTCCCGCCGCTTCCTCACCGCAAACCTTGATCCACCGAACGCGTGGGCAGCCCGGCCGCCGCCCACGCCACGAAACCGCCGTCCAGGTCGGTCGCCCGGTACAGCCCCAACTCCCGCAGCGACGCCGCCGCCAGCGAGGACGCGTACCCCTCCGAGCAGACCACGATCCAGCGCACCCCGTGGTCCACCGCCTCCGGGATCCGGTGGCTGCCGGTCGGGTCCAGCCGCCACTCCAGCACGTTCCGCTCGATCAGCAGCGCCCCCGGGATCTCCCCCTCGCGCGCCCGCTGCGCCGCCGGCCGGATGTCCACCAGCCGCGCGCCCTCGGCCACCTCGGCCCGGGCCCGGACCGGATCCGGCCGGTCCAGGCCCACCCGCGCCTTCGCCAGCAACTGGTCCACCGTCATCACCACTGCTCCGCCCCTTCCGTGGAGGTCTTCACCAGGCCGCCGACCCGCAGTTCGTAGTGCGACATCTCGCTCAGCGGCGGCGAGTACGCGTGCAGCGTCACCGCCGGCCCCTGCGCCGTGTTGCGCACGTCGTGCAGGTACTGCGGGCCGAACGCCCGCTCACTGCCCGCCGACAGCCGGCGCACCGTCAACCCGTGCTCCGGACCCGCCAGCGCCAGCTCCTCCAACTCTCCCAGCGCCACCGTGAAGGCGCCGCGCGAACCCCCGTGGTCGTGGAACCCGGTCGACTGCCCCGGCAGCCAACTGATCACCCACACCTCGTAGTCCTCCGCCAGCTCCAACCGCTCGTACCAGCGGTTCTCCGCGGACAGCCGCACCCGGTGCAGCCAGCGCTCCGGCCGCTCGGCCAGGTCGCGGACGATCCGGCGCAGCGCGTTCGGCGAGAGCGGCGGGCGGGCGGTACCGCCGGGAGCCGCGTACGCGGCGGGGCCGCGCTCGACGGCGGTGCCGGCGCCGGCGCTGCCGCTGCTGCCGCGCTCGACGGTGGTGCTGCCGCTGCGCTCGGGGGCGAGGTCGATGCTCATGGGGTCCTCCGGGGTGCGCCGGGGGCGCGGCCGCCGCCGCGGGTGCGGGTGCGCGGGGCACGGCACGGTACGGCGGACGGAGCGCGCGGACGGCGGGAAAGGGACTGCTCGGGGCGGCTGACGGGGTGCGCCGGACCCTGGGGGCGTCACAGGGCGGGCGCGGAGGCTACGCGGAGAGCGTCAACAACAGCAGGCACACATGTCGCTCGCCTGGCGTCGCAGATCGACGTGCAGGCGGCAGACCAGGAAGGTGCCGGAGTTCATGCCGCCGATGGTTCACGACCCGACGGCGGCCCGTCAAGTTCCGCCACGCGGATGGCCGCATCGTGGACTCCACGGTCCCGGATCCCGGACGCGCCGACGGCCCGCGCTCCGGGGAGGGCGCGGGCCGTCGGGGGTTCTCGGGATGCTCACCGGGTCACTGGTCGTCCTGGGTGGCGTTGTCGTCGGCCTGCGCGGCGGCGCTGTCCGCCGCGTCCACCTTCTGCCGCTGCTGCTGCACCTGCGCGTCGTCCGGGGCGCCGCCGCCACCGGACGGGCCGCCCGGGGTCGGGCCGCACGCCGCCAGCAGGGCGACGGCGGCCAGCGCCACCGCGGCGAGCGCCGCCCGGGCCGCGGGCCGACGGCTCACTTCGCGGCCGCCGGGGCGTTCTTCGCGCACCAGTCGGCCACCTGGCCGAGGTCCGCCTTGCGGGTCTGCAACGTCGGCAGCAGGCTCCGGCGGAAGGTCAGCCGGTCGTTCAGGTACTTCTCGATCTCGGCGTGCCCCGCCTTGTGGGCGTTGTCCACCCGCTGCTGCAGCCGCGCCACCGAGCCCACCACGCCGGCGTCGCCGTTCAGCCGCGCCAGCGCCTTGTCGACCCGCTCCTGCGTCTTCGGCAGCCGCTTGCACACCGCCTTCGCCCCGTCTCCCTTCGGCGCGCCGGCCGCCTGCGCGGGCCCCGCGGCCAGCAACGCGCCCGCCAACGCCAACACCCCGACGGCCGCCGCCGCACGGTTGATGCGCATGGGTGTCCCCTTCGCTCGAATTCCCTCGGACTCCGGCCGGGATCCCCCGGCCGGGCACGACAGTAGGGAGCCTTCTTGTGGAAACCCTGTGGAACACCGAGCGGCCCGCCCGGACGCGGTCCACCCGCGCC is part of the Kitasatospora setae KM-6054 genome and harbors:
- a CDS encoding ABC transporter permease, translated to MLDGEPLVRWRWLGDHLGYLADLTADHAVIALVPVLLGLLLAVPLGLACARFPRLYQPLAAVFNVVYALPSLAVFVVLIPYTGLATRETVMVPLTCYALAVLLPTAVDGLRAVPEPVRQAAAAMGYGPWRRLAAVELPASVPYLIGGLRVAAVSSISLAAVGALVGRGGLGYLFVDGFQRTFPTPILAGIALVALLALATDLLLVAARRVLAPWARGVAR
- a CDS encoding cysteine dioxygenase, which translates into the protein MSIDLAPERSGSTTVERGSSGSAGAGTAVERGPAAYAAPGGTARPPLSPNALRRIVRDLAERPERWLHRVRLSAENRWYERLELAEDYEVWVISWLPGQSTGFHDHGGSRGAFTVALGELEELALAGPEHGLTVRRLSAGSERAFGPQYLHDVRNTAQGPAVTLHAYSPPLSEMSHYELRVGGLVKTSTEGAEQW
- a CDS encoding rhodanese-like domain-containing protein, translating into MTVDQLLAKARVGLDRPDPVRARAEVAEGARLVDIRPAAQRAREGEIPGALLIERNVLEWRLDPTGSHRIPEAVDHGVRWIVVCSEGYASSLAAASLRELGLYRATDLDGGFVAWAAAGLPTRSVDQGLR
- a CDS encoding ABC transporter ATP-binding protein, producing the protein MIRFEGAAKRHPDGTVAVRGLDLEVPAGKTTVLVGPSGCGKTTILRMVNRMVVPTAGRVLLDGTDVAGLPAARLRRGIGYVIQQAGLFPHRRVIDNVATVPRLLGWDRKRARARAAELLELVGLPPETARRYPAQLSGGQQQRVGVARALAADPPVLLMDEPFSAVDPLVRSGLQEELLRLQAELGKTVLFVTHDIEEAIRLGDRVVVLREHGEIAQLSDPHTLLTAPADAGVAAFLGRDRGLRGLGLRGAAAVPLTPLQPSYDGWELLLDQDGRPEHWARGTERHPAPAFAPARDSLRAALDAALLAAPGHAVAVDADGRAVGTASRAAVVEALATTPAPTPATGTATAPADAPERVPHAGR